From one Dermacentor silvarum isolate Dsil-2018 chromosome 3, BIME_Dsil_1.4, whole genome shotgun sequence genomic stretch:
- the LOC119446657 gene encoding solute carrier family 13 member 5-like isoform X2 has translation MAGKSGDCLLATKRVFWFVRCHWRRILALLAPVMLSPLLILHDTKETRCAYVILLMAVYWMFEVVHLSVTSLLPVCLFPLFGVLDTASATAPYMKDVIMMYLAGMIIAAAVENCNLHYRIALRILLIIGTKTLWLLLGFMVTAMFLSMWLSNMATTLMVLPIVDAVVNEICKKNSEESLRSGSPESGYTNEAFPADSADVNVESFELQSKEDAKRASCYERYRNAMLLGIAYASNIGGTGSVIGTAPNLVVMGLVEELYPKSGSLSFATWMIYNVPTMIVCVAFAWLYLYFQLVPKRLRGNHLNPESIRLAIRKRYSELGALSFHEGAVLFIFIVIVLLWFFRDPYVVTGWSSFFALGKKIKDATPAMLLVSLLFLVPARPIAEPQGPALLEWNVVQRKIPWGVLLLMGGSFSMAEASSKSGLSRMLGQYLTKLDVLHPVLLVAVLCIFTTTVTEIASNTATASVLLPITSYLAQALRIHPFFLMIPVTISASFAFMLPVATPPNAMVYEHGNMKLKDMVKAGIVMNIACIIIEMIAINTLGEWTFGLSSFPAWAEMGNTTVSTRSVNVSMSPSAS, from the exons ATGGCGGGAAAAAGTGGCGACTGCCTGCTGGCTACCAAGCGCGTTTTCTGGTTCGTGCGCTGTCACTGGCGGCGCATCCTGGCACTCTTGGCGCCCGTGATGCTCTCGCCTCTGCTCATACTCCACGATACCAAG GAGACGCGATGTGCTTACGTCATTCTTCTCATGGCTGTCTACTGGATGTTCGAAGTGGTTCACCTGTCCGTTACATCGTTGCTGCCCGTCTGCTTGTTCCCTTTGTTCGGTGTACTGGACACTGCAAGCGCAACGGCACCATACATGAAG GATGTCATTATGATGTACTTGGCAGGCATGATCATCGCAGCTGCTGTTGAAAACTGCAATCTTCATTATAGGATCGCTCTCCGCATTCTGCTCATTATCGGCACCAAAACTCTCTG GCTTCTATTAGGCTTCATGGTCACTGCGATGTTCCTGTCCATGTGGCTCAGCAACATGGCGACTACACTCATGGTTCTGCCCATCGTTGACGCAGTCGTCAACGAAATCTGCAAGAAAAACTCTGAAGAGAGTCTCAGGAGCG GGTCTCCAGAAAGTGGGTACACCAACGAAGCTTTCCCTGCAGACAGCGCTGACGTCAACGTCGAAAGCTTTGAACTCCAGTCTAAGGAAGACGCTAAAAG AGCTTCGTGCTACGAGAGGTACCGGAACGCCATGTTGCTGGGTATCGCCTACGCGTCCAACATCGGCGGCACGGGCTCGGTCATCGGTACGGCTCCGAACCTGGTCGTCATGGGGCTCGTCGAGGA GTTGTACCCCAAGTCCGGCTCCTTGAGCTTCGCAACCTGGATGATATACAACGTGCCAACCATGATTGTGTGCGTGGCCTTCGCCTGGCTCTACCTCTACTTCCAGCTTGTTCCCAAAAG GTTACGTGGCAATCATCTGAACCCAGAATCAATTCGACTCGCTATCAGAAAACGCTACAGTGAGCTCGGAGCCTTGTC GTTCCACGAAGGCGCTGTACTGTTCATCTTTATCGTCATTGTGCTGCTGTGGTTCTTCCGGGACCCGTACGTCGTCACCGGCTGGTCCTCTTTCTTCGCACTTGGCAA GAAAATCAAGGACGCCACACCGGCCATGCTTCTGGTGAGCCTGCTGTTCCTCGTACCGGCGAGGCCGATCGCTGAGCCTCAGGGACCGGCTCTGCTCGAGTGGAACGTGGTGCAGAGAAAAATTCCTTGGGGCGTTCTTCTGCTCATGGGAGGCAGTTTCTCCATGGCAGAAGCATCATCG AAATCCGGGCTGTCCCGGATGTTGGGCCAGTACCTGACCAAACTGGACGTGCTCCATCCGGTATTGTTAGTGGCCGTTCTCTGCATTTTCACCACCACAGTCACCGAGATCGCAAGCAACACAGCGACTGCCAGCGTTCTCCTGCCCATCACTAGTTACCTC GCCCAGGCCCTGAGGATTCATCCGTTCTTCCTCATGATCCCTGTGACAATATCGGCGTCATTTGCCTTTATGTTGCCCGTGGCTACGCCTCCCAACGCCATGGTTTACGAGCATGGAAACATGAAGCTGAAGGACATG GTAAAGGCGGGAATTGTGATGAACATCGCCTGCATAATCATCGAAATGATTGCCATCAACACTTTGGGCGAGTGGACATTCGGTCTCTCCAGCTTCCCAGCTTGGGCTGAGATGGGAAACACCACAGTCTCGACGAGATCGGTCAACGTCTCGATGTCGCCAAGCGCGTCTTAG
- the LOC119446657 gene encoding solute carrier family 13 member 5-like isoform X1, with protein sequence MLSYVQRRLRIKQPWYSPANQCDDADHTDPGASCVGGESLRLSATDVTQVQFVRSRDHHAGCAADEDIKTARQGSSSPAPPPTDGMAGKSGDCLLATKRVFWFVRCHWRRILALLAPVMLSPLLILHDTKETRCAYVILLMAVYWMFEVVHLSVTSLLPVCLFPLFGVLDTASATAPYMKDVIMMYLAGMIIAAAVENCNLHYRIALRILLIIGTKTLWLLLGFMVTAMFLSMWLSNMATTLMVLPIVDAVVNEICKKNSEESLRSGSPESGYTNEAFPADSADVNVESFELQSKEDAKRASCYERYRNAMLLGIAYASNIGGTGSVIGTAPNLVVMGLVEELYPKSGSLSFATWMIYNVPTMIVCVAFAWLYLYFQLVPKRLRGNHLNPESIRLAIRKRYSELGALSFHEGAVLFIFIVIVLLWFFRDPYVVTGWSSFFALGKKIKDATPAMLLVSLLFLVPARPIAEPQGPALLEWNVVQRKIPWGVLLLMGGSFSMAEASSKSGLSRMLGQYLTKLDVLHPVLLVAVLCIFTTTVTEIASNTATASVLLPITSYLAQALRIHPFFLMIPVTISASFAFMLPVATPPNAMVYEHGNMKLKDMVKAGIVMNIACIIIEMIAINTLGEWTFGLSSFPAWAEMGNTTVSTRSVNVSMSPSAS encoded by the exons ATGTTGTCCTACGTGCAGCGTCGCCTGCGCATCAAGCAGCCGTGGTACAGCCCAGCGAACCAGTGCGATGACGCCGATCACACGGACCCGGGTGCAAGTTGTGTCGGAGGCGAGTCCCTGAGGCTTTCCGCGACTGACGTGACACAAGTGCAGTTCGTTCGCTCTCGAGACCATCACGCCGGCTGTGCGGCCGACGAGGATATCAAAACAGCTCGTCAAGGATCTTCGTCTCCGGCGCCACCCCCTACCGACGGCATGGCGGGAAAAAGTGGCGACTGCCTGCTGGCTACCAAGCGCGTTTTCTGGTTCGTGCGCTGTCACTGGCGGCGCATCCTGGCACTCTTGGCGCCCGTGATGCTCTCGCCTCTGCTCATACTCCACGATACCAAG GAGACGCGATGTGCTTACGTCATTCTTCTCATGGCTGTCTACTGGATGTTCGAAGTGGTTCACCTGTCCGTTACATCGTTGCTGCCCGTCTGCTTGTTCCCTTTGTTCGGTGTACTGGACACTGCAAGCGCAACGGCACCATACATGAAG GATGTCATTATGATGTACTTGGCAGGCATGATCATCGCAGCTGCTGTTGAAAACTGCAATCTTCATTATAGGATCGCTCTCCGCATTCTGCTCATTATCGGCACCAAAACTCTCTG GCTTCTATTAGGCTTCATGGTCACTGCGATGTTCCTGTCCATGTGGCTCAGCAACATGGCGACTACACTCATGGTTCTGCCCATCGTTGACGCAGTCGTCAACGAAATCTGCAAGAAAAACTCTGAAGAGAGTCTCAGGAGCG GGTCTCCAGAAAGTGGGTACACCAACGAAGCTTTCCCTGCAGACAGCGCTGACGTCAACGTCGAAAGCTTTGAACTCCAGTCTAAGGAAGACGCTAAAAG AGCTTCGTGCTACGAGAGGTACCGGAACGCCATGTTGCTGGGTATCGCCTACGCGTCCAACATCGGCGGCACGGGCTCGGTCATCGGTACGGCTCCGAACCTGGTCGTCATGGGGCTCGTCGAGGA GTTGTACCCCAAGTCCGGCTCCTTGAGCTTCGCAACCTGGATGATATACAACGTGCCAACCATGATTGTGTGCGTGGCCTTCGCCTGGCTCTACCTCTACTTCCAGCTTGTTCCCAAAAG GTTACGTGGCAATCATCTGAACCCAGAATCAATTCGACTCGCTATCAGAAAACGCTACAGTGAGCTCGGAGCCTTGTC GTTCCACGAAGGCGCTGTACTGTTCATCTTTATCGTCATTGTGCTGCTGTGGTTCTTCCGGGACCCGTACGTCGTCACCGGCTGGTCCTCTTTCTTCGCACTTGGCAA GAAAATCAAGGACGCCACACCGGCCATGCTTCTGGTGAGCCTGCTGTTCCTCGTACCGGCGAGGCCGATCGCTGAGCCTCAGGGACCGGCTCTGCTCGAGTGGAACGTGGTGCAGAGAAAAATTCCTTGGGGCGTTCTTCTGCTCATGGGAGGCAGTTTCTCCATGGCAGAAGCATCATCG AAATCCGGGCTGTCCCGGATGTTGGGCCAGTACCTGACCAAACTGGACGTGCTCCATCCGGTATTGTTAGTGGCCGTTCTCTGCATTTTCACCACCACAGTCACCGAGATCGCAAGCAACACAGCGACTGCCAGCGTTCTCCTGCCCATCACTAGTTACCTC GCCCAGGCCCTGAGGATTCATCCGTTCTTCCTCATGATCCCTGTGACAATATCGGCGTCATTTGCCTTTATGTTGCCCGTGGCTACGCCTCCCAACGCCATGGTTTACGAGCATGGAAACATGAAGCTGAAGGACATG GTAAAGGCGGGAATTGTGATGAACATCGCCTGCATAATCATCGAAATGATTGCCATCAACACTTTGGGCGAGTGGACATTCGGTCTCTCCAGCTTCCCAGCTTGGGCTGAGATGGGAAACACCACAGTCTCGACGAGATCGGTCAACGTCTCGATGTCGCCAAGCGCGTCTTAG